One Pristiophorus japonicus isolate sPriJap1 chromosome 19, sPriJap1.hap1, whole genome shotgun sequence genomic window carries:
- the prmt1 gene encoding protein arginine N-methyltransferase 1, with translation MAECMEVSTLPSAPDGSSAPAKAGAEDMTSKDYYFDSYAHFGIHEEMLKDEVRTLTYRNSMYHNKHLFKGKIVLDVGSGTGILCMFAAKAGAKKVIGIECSNISEYAEKIIKANNLDHVITIIKGKVEEVELPVEKVDIIISEWMGYCLFYESMLNTVIYARDKWMQPEGLIFPDRAALYVTAIEDRQYKDYKIHWWENVYGFDMSCIKDVAIKEPLVDVVDPKQLVTNACLIKEVDIYTVKVGDLSFTSPFCLQVTRNDYIHALVAYFNIEFTRCHKRTGFSTAPDAPYTHWKQTVFYMEDYLTVKRGEEIFGTVSMKPNAKNNRDLDFTVDIEFKGQLCEISSSIDYKMR, from the exons ATGGCCGAATGCATGGAG GTGTCTACACTCCCTAGTGCTCCGGATGGCAGTAGTGCACCAGCCAAGGCTGGTGCTGAGGACATGACTTCCAAGGATTATTACTTTGACTCCTATGCGCACTTTGGAATTCACGAG GAAATGTTGAAGGACGAGGTTCGCACTTTAACCTACAGAAACTCCATGTACCATAACAAACACCTCTTCAAGGGCAAGATCGTCCTCGACGTGGGAAGCGGGACGGGCATTCTTTGTATGTTTGCAGCCAAGGCCGGTGCGAAGAAAGTAATTGGG ATCGAGTGCTCCAATATCTCGGAATATGCTGAGAAGATCATTAAAGCGAACAATCTAGACCACG TTATCACCATCATTAAGGGCAAGGTGGAGGAGGTTGAGCTGCCTGTGGAGAAGGTGGACATAATCATCAGCGAGTGGATGGGCTACTGTCTCTTCTACGAGTCGATGCTGAACACCGTCATCTACGCAAGAGACAAGTGGATG CAACCAGAAGGCCTGATTTTCCCAGACCGAGCTGCTCTGTACGTCACTGCCATTGAAGACAGACAGTACAAGGACTACAAGATCCATT GGTGGGAGAATGTCTATGGCTTTGATATGTCCTGCATCAAGGACGTGGCCATCAAGGAACCACTGGTGGATGTCGTGGACCCCAAGCAACTGGTGACCAACGCCTGCCTCATCAAG GAGGTGGATATTTACACAGTGAAGGTGGGTGACCTGTCATTCACGTCGCCTTTCTGCCTACAAGTCACGCGCAATGACTACATCCACGCGCTGGTGGCGTACTTCAATATCGAGTTCACCCGGTGCCACAAGCGGACTGGATTCTCCACAG CCCCCGACGCCCCTTACACTCACTGGAAGCAGACCGTTTTCTACATGGAGGACTACCTGACCGTGAAGCGGGGCGAGGAGATCTTCGGAACGGTTAGCATGAAACCCAACGCCAAGAACAAT CGGGACCTCGATTTCACCGTCGACATTGAATTCAAGGGGCAGCTGTGTGAGATCTCCAGCTCCATCGACTACAAGATGCGCTAG